One stretch of Actinacidiphila sp. DG2A-62 DNA includes these proteins:
- a CDS encoding trypsin-like serine peptidase, giving the protein MSVPPAAGLASAKAAGAAPGAVTPMSSPTAWTGGGLISTTAGKVFFQNSSGGTFACSATVANADNKSVVLTAGHCVVNAGTGEVYQNWVFIPGYGNGNRPYGTFSARVLYWWSDYVATAGNANYDFAFAVVNTVNNRTLVDTVGAEGIAFNSATGQHVHSFGYGGSDAEGNGERLNHCEGDEFADAGRAGSTMWGIDCVQSGGSSGGGFLSNFDAGAGTGYLVGNISVSAGSNEYHPYLGDEALTTYQAAGAA; this is encoded by the coding sequence GTGAGCGTGCCGCCGGCGGCCGGGCTGGCCTCGGCGAAGGCCGCGGGCGCGGCGCCCGGGGCCGTCACCCCGATGTCCTCGCCGACCGCCTGGACCGGCGGCGGCCTGATCAGCACGACCGCGGGCAAGGTGTTCTTCCAGAACTCCTCGGGCGGCACGTTCGCGTGCTCGGCCACCGTCGCCAACGCCGACAACAAGTCGGTGGTCCTCACCGCCGGCCACTGCGTCGTCAACGCCGGCACCGGCGAGGTCTACCAGAACTGGGTGTTCATCCCCGGCTACGGCAACGGCAACCGCCCGTACGGCACCTTCTCCGCGCGCGTCCTGTACTGGTGGTCCGACTACGTCGCCACCGCCGGCAACGCCAACTACGACTTCGCGTTCGCGGTCGTCAACACCGTGAACAACCGGACGCTCGTGGACACCGTGGGCGCGGAGGGCATCGCGTTCAACTCGGCGACCGGGCAGCACGTCCACTCCTTCGGCTACGGCGGCTCCGACGCCGAGGGCAACGGCGAGCGGCTGAACCACTGCGAGGGCGACGAGTTCGCGGACGCGGGGCGGGCGGGGTCCACGATGTGGGGCATCGACTGCGTGCAGTCCGGGGGTTCGAGCGGAGGCGGCTTCCTGTCGAACTTCGACGCGGGGGCCGGGACGGGGTACCTGGTCGGCAACATCAGCGTCAGCGCGGGGTCCAACGAGTACCACCCCTACCTCGGCGACGAGGCCCTCACCACCTACCAGGCCGCCGGCGCGGCCTGA
- a CDS encoding Asp23/Gls24 family envelope stress response protein translates to MTTEQVEREAGKNVGPAAGTAGAGRSVPGATTVAGGSSGADKPAGTRGRTSIADVVVVKIAGMAAREIPGVYDMGGGLARTIGAVRDRVPGGRPNVGRGVKVEVGERQTAVDLDIVVDYGVPITDVARDVRENVIAAVERITGLEVVEVNIAVNDVHLPDEEDDRAGESRVE, encoded by the coding sequence ATGACGACGGAGCAGGTGGAGCGCGAGGCCGGGAAGAACGTGGGTCCGGCGGCCGGGACGGCCGGCGCCGGGCGTTCGGTTCCGGGTGCGACGACCGTCGCCGGCGGCTCCTCCGGCGCGGACAAGCCGGCCGGCACCCGTGGCCGCACGTCGATCGCCGACGTGGTCGTGGTGAAGATCGCCGGCATGGCGGCGCGGGAGATCCCCGGCGTCTACGACATGGGCGGCGGCCTGGCCCGCACGATCGGCGCGGTCCGCGACCGCGTGCCCGGCGGCCGGCCGAACGTGGGCCGCGGCGTCAAGGTCGAGGTGGGCGAGCGGCAGACGGCCGTGGACCTGGACATCGTCGTGGACTACGGCGTGCCGATCACCGACGTCGCGCGCGACGTGCGGGAGAACGTGATCGCCGCGGTGGAGCGGATCACCGGCCTGGAGGTCGTGGAGGTCAACATCGCCGTCAACGACGTGCACCTGCCGGACGAGGAGGACGACCGCGCGGGTGAGTCGCGCGTGGAGTAG
- a CDS encoding winged helix-turn-helix transcriptional regulator — protein MSGFGPGEGFLADCPGRMTIELIADKWTAVVLAGLSEGPVRHGDLVELIGGISRKVLTQTLRRLEAHGLVLRRAYAEAPPRVEYELTALGASLIGPIHTLTEWARQNGDAVLDALDSRSAPGVRPRF, from the coding sequence ATGAGCGGTTTCGGTCCCGGCGAGGGCTTCCTCGCCGACTGCCCGGGGCGGATGACCATCGAGCTCATCGCCGACAAGTGGACGGCGGTGGTGCTCGCCGGCCTCAGCGAGGGCCCGGTGCGGCACGGCGACCTGGTCGAGCTGATCGGCGGCATCTCCCGCAAGGTGCTCACCCAGACGCTGCGCCGGCTGGAGGCGCACGGGCTCGTCCTGCGCCGTGCCTACGCCGAGGCGCCGCCCCGCGTCGAGTACGAGCTGACCGCGCTCGGCGCCTCGCTGATCGGCCCGATCCACACGCTGACCGAGTGGGCGAGGCAGAACGGCGACGCGGTGCTCGACGCGCTCGACTCCCGTTCCGCGCCGGGCGTGCGGCCGCGGTTCTGA
- a CDS encoding carbohydrate-binding protein has product MTATTASSVSLSWNGVSGASSYVVYRGGARVGSASGTSYTDSGLSAGTSYSYTVAAADSSGTTGPASAAVSATTATAGGGTGGGTGGSTGGGGGTGCPAAWSPSTSYVPGNTVSYNGHKYTATYYSTGAVPNDPASWAVWADNGPC; this is encoded by the coding sequence GTGACCGCCACCACCGCGAGTTCGGTGTCGCTGTCGTGGAACGGCGTGTCCGGCGCGTCCTCGTACGTGGTCTACCGCGGCGGCGCCCGGGTCGGCTCCGCGTCCGGCACCTCGTACACCGACTCCGGCCTGAGCGCGGGCACGTCCTACAGCTACACCGTCGCCGCGGCGGACTCCTCCGGCACCACGGGCCCGGCGTCCGCGGCGGTCTCGGCGACGACCGCGACGGCGGGCGGCGGCACCGGGGGCGGCACCGGGGGGAGCACCGGCGGGGGCGGCGGCACCGGCTGCCCGGCCGCGTGGAGCCCCTCCACCTCGTACGTGCCGGGGAACACCGTCTCGTACAACGGCCACAAGTACACGGCGACGTACTACTCCACCGGCGCCGTGCCGAACGACCCCGCGTCGTGGGCGGTCTGGGCCGACAACGGGCCCTGCTGA
- a CDS encoding Asp23/Gls24 family envelope stress response protein, whose amino-acid sequence MAMNSGNSGNSGNFGNPGNPGNPGADRPGYGPGPDDGYQNGSAGGLGGGLDDGDERLGCGRLLSEVWDADGSGAADPHLERCPYCSEALGRLTVLGEAVRRAGRPEAGDGDWDGDWDGDWDSAALTARVMDVVRLELRPGRPLPLGGPEEDLWVMEAMAAKALRRAAETVPGVHAGSCRVDPAGQDRARETARGAASGAGRGPVRVRLEVVAPLAAELPALADEVRRRVRAAAYIALGVPVAAVDVTITDLVDPAELDELASLLEEPAAGDRPGGGGGGAPDRGPAAGEGGSGHE is encoded by the coding sequence ATGGCGATGAACTCCGGGAACTCCGGGAACTCAGGGAACTTTGGCAACCCCGGCAACCCCGGCAACCCCGGCGCGGACCGGCCTGGGTACGGGCCGGGCCCCGACGACGGCTACCAGAACGGCTCGGCGGGCGGCCTCGGGGGCGGCCTTGACGACGGCGACGAGCGGCTGGGCTGCGGGCGGCTGCTCTCCGAGGTGTGGGACGCGGACGGCTCGGGAGCCGCCGACCCGCACCTGGAGCGGTGCCCGTACTGCTCCGAGGCGCTCGGGCGGCTCACCGTGCTCGGCGAGGCGGTGCGCCGGGCCGGCCGGCCCGAGGCCGGGGACGGGGACTGGGACGGGGACTGGGACGGGGACTGGGACTCGGCGGCGCTGACCGCGCGGGTGATGGACGTGGTCCGGCTCGAACTGCGGCCCGGACGGCCGCTGCCGCTCGGCGGGCCCGAGGAGGACCTGTGGGTGATGGAGGCGATGGCGGCCAAGGCGCTGCGCAGGGCCGCGGAGACCGTGCCCGGGGTGCACGCGGGCTCGTGCCGTGTCGATCCGGCCGGCCAGGACCGTGCGCGGGAGACGGCCCGGGGGGCCGCTTCGGGAGCGGGGCGCGGCCCGGTGCGCGTACGGCTGGAGGTCGTCGCGCCGCTCGCGGCCGAACTGCCGGCGCTCGCGGACGAGGTCAGGCGGCGGGTGCGGGCCGCGGCCTACATCGCGCTGGGCGTGCCGGTGGCGGCGGTCGACGTCACGATCACGGATCTGGTCGACCCGGCGGAACTGGACGAGCTCGCCAGTCTCCTGGAGGAGCCGGCGGCCGGGGACCGTCCCGGTGGCGGTGGGGGCGGCGCTCCGGACCGGGGGCCCGCGGCCGGAGAGGGAGGGAGCGGTCATGAGTGA
- a CDS encoding L,D-transpeptidase, giving the protein MLALALGAVLLGATACGGNAGASDKGQGAGQGQDGKNGASASASPTSQAALTVSPRNGATGVDTTGALKVAVAQGKLTKVAVTGPGGEPVDGAISADGASWTPAGVLHTDTHYSVTATATDSAGRSTSQQTSFTTIKPSSVNYGNFNIEPGATYGVGMEVSIRFSKPVANQAEVHKGITVTASDGVDVEGHWFGNQRIDFRPENYWAPGTKVTLHLRLNGVKTAPGTYGQQSKDVSFTIGRSQTSVADNNAKTLKIYRNGALYKQFPASLGDPEHTTYNGKMVIEEKDPVVDMDSHTVGLGNAYRIKDVPHGMRLSDSGTFAHGNYWRPESVFGHENTSHGCVGLHDVKGGGDPNTPAAWFYSHSLIGDVVQVVNSPDKVVDPSNGINGWNMSWSAWKNN; this is encoded by the coding sequence CTGCTGGCGCTCGCGCTCGGCGCGGTGCTGCTCGGCGCCACCGCGTGCGGCGGCAACGCGGGCGCATCGGACAAGGGCCAGGGAGCGGGTCAGGGGCAGGACGGCAAGAACGGCGCGTCGGCCTCGGCCTCGCCGACCTCGCAGGCCGCGCTGACCGTCTCGCCGCGCAACGGCGCGACCGGCGTCGACACCACCGGCGCGCTGAAGGTCGCGGTGGCGCAGGGCAAGCTGACCAAGGTCGCGGTGACCGGCCCCGGCGGCGAGCCGGTCGACGGCGCGATATCCGCCGACGGCGCGTCCTGGACGCCGGCCGGTGTGCTGCACACCGACACGCACTACTCGGTCACGGCCACCGCGACCGACTCCGCGGGCCGCAGCACCTCGCAGCAGACCTCGTTCACCACGATCAAGCCGTCCTCGGTGAACTACGGCAACTTCAACATCGAGCCCGGCGCGACGTACGGCGTCGGCATGGAGGTGTCGATCCGCTTCAGCAAGCCGGTCGCCAACCAGGCCGAGGTGCACAAGGGGATCACGGTCACCGCCAGCGACGGCGTGGACGTCGAGGGCCACTGGTTCGGCAACCAGCGCATCGACTTCCGCCCGGAGAACTACTGGGCGCCGGGCACCAAGGTCACCCTGCACCTGCGGCTCAACGGCGTGAAGACCGCGCCCGGCACCTACGGCCAGCAGTCCAAGGACGTGTCCTTCACCATCGGCCGCTCGCAGACCTCGGTGGCCGACAACAACGCCAAGACGCTGAAGATCTACCGCAACGGCGCGCTGTACAAGCAGTTCCCGGCCAGCCTGGGCGACCCCGAACACACCACCTACAACGGCAAGATGGTGATCGAGGAGAAGGACCCGGTGGTGGACATGGACTCCCACACCGTGGGCCTGGGCAACGCCTACCGGATCAAGGACGTGCCGCACGGCATGCGGCTGTCGGACTCCGGCACCTTCGCGCACGGCAACTACTGGCGCCCGGAGTCGGTCTTCGGCCACGAGAACACCAGCCACGGCTGCGTCGGCCTGCACGACGTCAAGGGCGGCGGCGACCCGAACACGCCCGCGGCCTGGTTCTACTCCCACTCGCTGATCGGCGACGTCGTCCAGGTCGTCAACTCGCCCGACAAGGTGGTCGATCCGAGCAACGGCATCAACGGCTGGAACATGTCGTGGTCCGCGTGGAAGAACAACTGA
- a CDS encoding DUF6286 domain-containing Asp23/Gls24 family envelope stress response protein, producing MTAAPARPPAAERGATVVAERVVRRIAERAATEAALPHGRAEVTRGAATVRGGRADLALGVRLPYPAALADTGAAVRDTVTDRVAYLTGLTVTRAAVQIRDLSTDVDARGAGGRGAAGPLAEDAAGAAGAAEAGTASGTAGVDAGVEGGVDAGTAAGTTAGTAATSTRSTRTGRTRTGRTWAQRRGPAGVAALVVAAGAGVLLWDVVSVHAAGRRPARWRLHALDWVTAHGPGDTAVVAGGAGVAVVGLWLLLLALTPGRRTLLTMAAPDTPDTPSAPFLRHAVLERSAAARLVADTVLEVAGVTGARVRVGRRRVRVRATLGFGDLATARAQAVAAARTAATALGLARTPRLRVHLRRSPQWRPSDPRTAGTPPPGRRPPPRPTRPARRAPRLPRPARPPHPERAMRAAGEARWPGGPIQSTRRPAPLPRPIPLPARPPTPPPATAARTRRDPHVNPVRRTVNRVVLALVGLAMAAGGSVIALAGRSTRDSVPAWWPQPGSGAPLVDRERLADLRAHDWWTPAVIASTACVLLLALAWGLAQLRGGGRASMPMTGSVTLRPRVLAQVLARRTGAVPGVARARVALPAGRGRLRAGVHVTLEPGAAPATVLRQLTEGPFAEAHDAAAPHDTQVRVRFAARPHKPRRAR from the coding sequence GTGACCGCAGCGCCGGCCCGGCCGCCCGCGGCGGAACGCGGCGCGACCGTCGTCGCCGAGCGCGTGGTGCGGCGGATCGCCGAGCGCGCCGCGACCGAGGCGGCGCTCCCGCACGGCCGCGCCGAGGTGACCCGCGGCGCGGCGACCGTGCGCGGGGGGCGCGCGGACCTCGCGCTGGGCGTCCGCCTCCCCTACCCGGCGGCGCTCGCCGACACCGGCGCGGCCGTCCGCGACACGGTCACCGACCGGGTCGCGTACCTCACCGGTCTGACGGTCACGCGGGCGGCGGTGCAGATCCGCGACCTGTCCACGGACGTGGACGCGCGGGGAGCCGGTGGACGCGGGGCCGCGGGGCCGCTCGCGGAGGACGCGGCGGGGGCCGCGGGGGCGGCGGAGGCCGGAACGGCCTCCGGAACGGCAGGAGTCGACGCCGGAGTCGAAGGCGGAGTCGACGCAGGAACTGCCGCCGGAACCACCGCCGGAACCGCCGCGACCTCGACCCGCAGCACGCGCACCGGGCGGACGCGCACCGGGCGGACATGGGCGCAGCGGCGCGGGCCGGCCGGCGTCGCGGCGCTCGTCGTGGCCGCCGGGGCCGGCGTCCTGCTGTGGGACGTGGTGTCCGTGCACGCCGCCGGGCGCCGGCCGGCCCGGTGGCGCCTGCACGCGCTGGACTGGGTGACCGCCCACGGGCCGGGCGACACCGCGGTGGTGGCCGGCGGGGCCGGCGTCGCCGTCGTCGGCCTGTGGCTGCTGCTGCTCGCCCTCACGCCGGGCCGGCGCACGCTGTTGACCATGGCCGCGCCGGACACGCCGGACACGCCGTCCGCGCCGTTCCTGCGGCACGCGGTGCTCGAACGCTCGGCGGCGGCCCGGCTGGTCGCCGACACGGTGCTGGAGGTCGCGGGCGTGACGGGCGCGCGGGTGCGCGTCGGCCGCCGCAGGGTACGGGTCCGCGCGACCCTCGGCTTCGGCGACCTCGCGACCGCCCGCGCCCAGGCGGTCGCCGCGGCCCGGACCGCGGCGACCGCGCTGGGCCTGGCCCGCACCCCCCGCCTCCGCGTCCACCTGCGCCGGTCCCCCCAATGGCGGCCGTCCGACCCCCGAACGGCCGGCACACCCCCACCCGGCCGGAGGCCGCCACCGCGACCGACACGACCGGCGCGACGCGCGCCGCGCCTGCCGCGCCCAGCACGACCGCCGCACCCCGAACGGGCGATGCGCGCGGCGGGGGAGGCGCGGTGGCCGGGGGGACCGATACAGTCGACGCGCCGGCCGGCGCCGCTCCCGCGGCCGATCCCGCTGCCGGCGCGGCCGCCGACACCGCCGCCGGCGACGGCGGCTCGAACCCGGAGGGACCCGCACGTGAACCCGGTGCGTAGGACGGTCAACCGCGTGGTGCTCGCGCTGGTCGGGCTGGCGATGGCGGCGGGCGGGAGCGTCATCGCGCTCGCCGGGCGGTCGACCCGGGACTCGGTGCCGGCCTGGTGGCCGCAGCCCGGTTCCGGGGCCCCGCTGGTGGACCGGGAGCGGCTGGCGGACCTGCGCGCGCACGACTGGTGGACGCCGGCGGTCATCGCCTCGACCGCGTGCGTGCTGCTGCTCGCGCTGGCCTGGGGGCTCGCCCAACTGCGCGGCGGCGGACGCGCGTCGATGCCGATGACCGGATCGGTCACGCTGCGCCCGCGGGTGCTGGCGCAGGTGCTGGCGCGCCGGACCGGCGCGGTTCCGGGCGTCGCGCGGGCCCGGGTCGCGCTGCCCGCCGGCCGGGGCCGCCTGCGCGCGGGCGTGCACGTGACGCTGGAGCCGGGCGCGGCCCCCGCGACGGTGCTGCGGCAGCTGACCGAGGGTCCCTTCGCCGAGGCGCACGACGCGGCCGCGCCGCACGACACGCAGGTCCGGGTACGGTTCGCCGCCCGCCCGCACAAGCCCCGCCGCGCCCGGTGA
- a CDS encoding anti-sigma factor has translation MTSVDLHTLTGAYAVGALTDPEAAEFRRHMARCEACAQEVRELSETAARLAMAVAEVPPADLRTRVMAALPEVRQLPPDVPVAPLRAAARRGRRQRMPYLAAAACLVAAAAAAGVAVDARHEADVQRDRTARAEAQAAELSALTAAPDATFRTGPLKSGGRATVVASREIGRAAVLFHDLPVLPHARVYELWFSHGGTMVPAGLIAPGRATGSLLLHGTPAGADGVGITAEPPGGSPAPTGSPLLLLPV, from the coding sequence GTGACGAGCGTCGACCTGCACACGCTGACCGGCGCCTACGCCGTGGGCGCGCTGACCGACCCGGAGGCCGCGGAGTTCCGCCGGCACATGGCGCGCTGCGAGGCGTGCGCGCAGGAGGTGCGGGAGCTGAGCGAGACCGCGGCGCGGCTGGCCATGGCAGTCGCCGAGGTGCCGCCCGCGGACCTGCGCACCCGTGTGATGGCCGCGCTGCCCGAGGTCCGCCAGCTCCCGCCGGACGTGCCGGTGGCGCCGCTGCGGGCCGCCGCGCGCCGCGGCCGGCGGCAGCGGATGCCGTACCTGGCCGCCGCGGCCTGCCTGGTGGCCGCCGCGGCGGCGGCCGGCGTCGCGGTCGACGCGCGGCACGAGGCCGACGTCCAGCGTGACCGCACCGCCCGCGCCGAGGCGCAGGCGGCGGAGCTGAGCGCGCTGACCGCGGCGCCCGACGCGACGTTCCGCACCGGGCCCCTCAAGAGCGGCGGCAGAGCCACCGTCGTGGCCTCGCGCGAGATCGGCCGGGCCGCGGTGCTCTTCCACGACCTGCCCGTGCTGCCGCACGCGCGCGTCTACGAGCTCTGGTTCAGCCACGGCGGCACGATGGTCCCGGCCGGCCTGATCGCCCCCGGCCGCGCCACCGGCTCCCTCCTGCTGCACGGCACCCCGGCCGGCGCCGACGGCGTGGGCATCACCGCGGAGCCCCCCGGCGGCTCCCCCGCCCCCACCGGCTCCCCCCTGCTCCTCCTCCCGGTCTGA
- a CDS encoding RNA polymerase sigma factor, protein MLAVRAAEGDEDAFEALVRRHAPDLLRLAAGLLGDRAEAEDAVQDAFISAWRRLPEFRGASGFGTWMHRIVTNRCLNILRARRPVADLSAAPEPAAPEHSASPVRAAESHAAADALARSLASLSAEQRVCWILRERDGLSYEAIAESVGITPQAARARVFRARRCLTEAMTAWR, encoded by the coding sequence TTGCTCGCGGTGCGTGCCGCCGAGGGCGACGAGGACGCGTTCGAGGCGCTGGTGCGGCGGCACGCTCCCGACCTGCTGCGGCTGGCCGCCGGGCTGCTCGGCGACCGGGCGGAGGCGGAGGACGCGGTGCAGGACGCCTTCATCAGCGCGTGGCGGCGGCTGCCGGAGTTCCGCGGCGCGTCGGGCTTCGGCACGTGGATGCACCGGATCGTCACCAACCGCTGTCTGAACATCCTGCGGGCCCGGCGGCCGGTCGCCGACCTGTCCGCCGCGCCGGAGCCGGCCGCGCCCGAGCACTCCGCGTCCCCGGTCCGGGCGGCCGAGTCGCACGCCGCGGCCGACGCGCTCGCCCGCTCGCTCGCGTCGCTCAGCGCGGAGCAGCGGGTGTGCTGGATTCTCAGGGAGAGGGACGGCCTGTCGTACGAGGCGATCGCGGAGTCCGTGGGGATCACCCCGCAGGCCGCCCGCGCCCGGGTGTTCCGCGCACGACGCTGCCTGACGGAGGCGATGACCGCATGGCGATGA
- the sigK gene encoding ECF RNA polymerase sigma factor SigK has protein sequence MRAAAEPDRPPDPSAGPLEALLGRIARGDREAFETLYTAVAGSVLGLARRVVRDPAQSEEVAQEVLIEVWRCAARFDARQRSAMAWIMTLAHRRAVDRVRSAQASADREFQVGVRDHSPAFNEVSEQVERRLEREQVRRCLRQLTELQHESVTLAYYRGYTYQQTAEVLGVALGTVKTRLRDGLIRLRDCLGVGS, from the coding sequence ATGCGCGCCGCAGCAGAACCGGACCGGCCGCCGGACCCGTCCGCAGGACCGCTCGAAGCCCTGCTCGGGCGGATCGCCCGGGGCGACCGGGAGGCGTTCGAGACGCTCTACACCGCCGTGGCCGGCTCCGTGCTGGGGCTGGCCCGGCGGGTGGTCCGGGACCCGGCGCAGTCCGAGGAGGTCGCGCAGGAGGTCCTGATCGAGGTGTGGCGGTGCGCCGCCCGGTTCGACGCCCGGCAGCGCAGCGCGATGGCCTGGATCATGACGCTGGCGCACCGTCGCGCGGTGGACCGGGTGCGCTCGGCCCAGGCGTCGGCCGACCGGGAGTTCCAGGTCGGGGTGCGCGACCACAGCCCGGCTTTCAACGAGGTCAGCGAGCAGGTGGAGCGCCGGCTGGAACGCGAGCAGGTGCGCCGCTGCCTGCGGCAGCTGACCGAGCTGCAGCACGAGTCGGTGACGCTGGCGTACTACCGCGGCTACACGTACCAGCAGACCGCCGAGGTGCTCGGCGTCGCGCTGGGCACCGTCAAGACTCGGCTGCGGGACGGCCTGATCCGGCTCCGCGACTGCCTGGGGGTGGGCTCGTGA
- a CDS encoding NADP-dependent oxidoreductase: MRVITQRAFGGPEVLTVVDAPEPRPLPTEVLVRVSAIGLNPLEARLRAGEVPLIGRPPFVLGWDVSGVVQDAPQTWRFRPGDEVFGMPLFPRAAGGYAEVVTAPALHLVRKPAALSHVEAAALPVVGLTAWQGLVDLGGVTEGDRVLVHGAGGGVGHVAVQIAKALGAYVIATAAGSKREFVAGLGADEVIDYAAVDFTRAVRDVDVVLDTIGGDTVARSLAVLRPGGHLVTAVAEDDPELAARCEAAGLRLSGVTVDPDPVGLRALVGLVEQGRLRVHVQQTFPFERVADAHRLLDAGHLRGKLVLTV, encoded by the coding sequence ATGCGAGTCATCACCCAGCGCGCCTTCGGCGGTCCCGAGGTGCTCACCGTCGTGGACGCGCCCGAGCCCCGGCCGCTGCCGACCGAGGTCCTCGTCCGGGTCAGCGCGATCGGCCTGAACCCGCTGGAGGCGCGGCTGCGTGCCGGCGAGGTCCCGCTGATCGGCCGGCCGCCGTTCGTCCTCGGCTGGGACGTCAGCGGCGTGGTCCAGGACGCGCCCCAGACCTGGCGGTTCAGGCCCGGCGACGAGGTGTTCGGGATGCCGCTGTTCCCGCGGGCGGCCGGCGGGTACGCCGAGGTCGTGACCGCGCCCGCGCTGCACCTGGTGCGCAAGCCCGCGGCGCTGTCGCACGTCGAGGCGGCCGCGCTGCCGGTGGTCGGGCTCACCGCGTGGCAGGGCCTGGTCGACCTCGGCGGTGTGACCGAGGGCGACCGGGTGCTGGTCCACGGCGCCGGCGGCGGGGTCGGGCACGTCGCGGTGCAGATCGCGAAGGCGCTCGGCGCGTACGTGATCGCGACCGCCGCGGGGAGCAAGCGGGAGTTCGTGGCGGGGCTGGGCGCCGACGAGGTGATCGACTACGCGGCGGTCGACTTCACCCGGGCGGTCCGCGACGTCGACGTCGTGCTGGACACGATCGGCGGCGACACCGTGGCGCGCTCGCTCGCCGTGCTCCGGCCCGGCGGCCACCTGGTGACGGCGGTGGCCGAGGACGATCCGGAGCTGGCCGCCCGCTGCGAGGCGGCCGGGCTGCGCCTCAGCGGCGTCACGGTCGACCCCGACCCGGTCGGACTGCGCGCTCTCGTCGGCCTGGTCGAGCAGGGCAGGCTGCGGGTCCACGTGCAGCAGACGTTCCCCTTCGAGCGCGTCGCCGACGCCCACCGGCTGCTGGACGCGGGCCACTTGCGCGGCAAGCTCGTCCTCACGGTCTGA